Part of the Aquimarina sp. MAR_2010_214 genome is shown below.
ATTACTTTTTACCATTTTCATATACACTAAAACGTGATCCATATCTCCAAATGCATTTTTAATTTCTAAAGTCAAAAAAGACATTACTTTATCGTATTCTCCATAGATTTGAGTACTCAAAGGGTTTTCTAAAACTGTAAACTCAGACGCTCGTAACCGTTTTATAAAACGAATAATATGTTCTTCAAAATCGGTTTGAAGTGGGGTAAGGGTTAATTCTATTGATATTTGCATGTTATCTTTTTATAAATGATATTTCCCATAAAATATTCATGTAATCGTGGTTATAAAATTTATATTTCAGAAGCTGGTAAAGCATATACGCAGGTAAACCCTTCAAATTCTATAAATGCCATATCATAATGGGTTATTTCATCTTTATAATTAACAGCACCATACACAAATGGGTATTCTAGTGTAAAAGGAGAAATAAAAATATGTTGCTCAAAACTCAAACCTGCCGTTGCATATAACTTGTACAAAGATTCTTTGGTTCCCCAAATTATAGTTAATGCACGAGTTTTATCCAGGTTTTGTTTTTCTAAAGAATCATTCTCAAATTCATTCACAAACTTATGCGCAATTTTATGAATCTTTTCTCTTTGTTTTTCGATATCGATTCCAACAAGTTTATCACTAATTATGATTCCTGCAAATTCGTAGGAATGAGTAATTGAGATTTGTTTTCCATCTTTAAGATGTGGTTTTCCAAATTCATCGTAGTATAGATCATGATCTGTGTATCCAAATACAGCCAGCAGATGTCGAACGCTCATAAAACCTCTGCGATGCATATCAGATTTCATATTATCTACTCTATTCTGGCAATGTGGTGTTAATTCTATTCCCTGACAGAGAGCTTCATAAGACTCTTCAATCTTCCAAATCAACACATTAGTACTTTGATCTACTGTTATAGTTTTGTAAAGAGGCATTTAAATTCTTAAAGTTATTATGTACCTTTGCAAACCGAAAAAAGGAATAACATTCAATTTTTCGGGAAACGAATTTAGAACAATTTAGTGCAAAATACCAGAAAGCACTTCATAAACATAAAATTAACTACTATGAGTACCAAAACTGTACCTTATGTTCCTTACAAGGTGAAAGATATTTCATTAGCTGCTTGGGGAAGAAAAGAAATCGAATTAGCCGAAGCAGAAATGCCGGGGCTTATGTCTCTTCGTGAAGAATATAAAGATGAGCAACCTCTTAAAGGTGCCCGAATTGCAGGTTGTCTTCATATGACCATCCAGACTGCAGTGTTAATAGAAACACTTCAGGCTCTTGGTGCCGAGGTAACATGGAGTTCTTGTAATATATTTTCTACTCAAGATCAAGCTGCAGCTGCTATTGCAGAAGCAGGTACCCCAGTATACGCTTGGAAAGGTATGAATGATGAAGAATTTGACTGGTGTATCGAGCAAACTCTATTTTTTGGTGAAGATCGTAAGCCTTTAAATATGATTCTTGATGATGGAGGAGATTTAACTAATATGGTTTTAGATAAGTATCCTGAATTAGTAGAAGGAATTAATGGTTTATCTGAAGAAACAACTACTGGAGTTCATAGATTATATGAGCGTATGACAAATGGAACACTTCCAATGCCTGCAATTAATGTAAATGATAGTGTCACTAAATCAAAATTCGATAATAAATACGGATGTAAAGAAAGTGCTGTTGATGCTA
Proteins encoded:
- a CDS encoding 4'-phosphopantetheinyl transferase superfamily protein, whose product is MPLYKTITVDQSTNVLIWKIEESYEALCQGIELTPHCQNRVDNMKSDMHRRGFMSVRHLLAVFGYTDHDLYYDEFGKPHLKDGKQISITHSYEFAGIIISDKLVGIDIEKQREKIHKIAHKFVNEFENDSLEKQNLDKTRALTIIWGTKESLYKLYATAGLSFEQHIFISPFTLEYPFVYGAVNYKDEITHYDMAFIEFEGFTCVYALPASEI